Proteins co-encoded in one Pseudoliparis swirei isolate HS2019 ecotype Mariana Trench chromosome 7, NWPU_hadal_v1, whole genome shotgun sequence genomic window:
- the qng1 gene encoding queuosine salvage protein — MEPPLLPRESGQFIAERSRDVFVEEEGVQKVAEMLYNLRHSEDLTAGGWKKANPLAPAPTSDQALNWVFVVDTLNFSFWPEEESQQCEVTYEGTTYTGYMTLCAAITRAMKEGLQITDPKYFSQMSVEELGHVLRSDNDTPVPMLQERHQVLTEGGRVLQDHGGSFRSFISPAGNDARKMVELIVEKIPSYRDTAQYEGKRISFYKRAQILVADFWGVMEARGEGDIIDMDWLTMFADYRVPQALVYLGALRYTDALMQALDNGELLRSGDRREVEIRGCSIWSVELIRDRLRKLVHERDGQTCNINSAVIDFYLWPYAKRHHKEMAHIPIHHTRCIYY, encoded by the exons ATGGAGCCACCTCTGTTGCCACGCGAGTCTGGGCAGTTCATAGCAGAGCGGAGTCGGGACGTGTTCGTCGAAGAGGAAGGAGTGCAGAAGGTGGCGGAGATGCTCTACAACCTCCGACACAGTGAGGATCTGACCGCCGGCGGCTGGAAGAAGGCGAACCCATTAGCTCCAGCACCCACCTCTGACCAGG CCTTGAACTGGGTGTTTGTGGTCGACACCTTGAACTTCTCCTTTTGGCCCGAGGAAGAAAGTCAACAGTGTGAGGTGACCTACGAAGGGACCACTTACACGGGCTACATGACCCTGTGTGCTGCCATCACCAGGGCCATGAAGGAAG GTTTACAGATCACTGATCCAAAGTACTTCTCCCAGATGAGTGTGGAGGAGTTGGGACATGTCCTGCGATCAGACAATGACACACCTGTGCCCATGCTTCAGGAGCGCCACCAG GTGCTCACTGAAGGCGGCCGCGTGCTGCAGGATCACGGCGGAAGCTTCCGGAGTTTCATCAGCCCGGCCGGGAATGACGCCCGGAAGATGGTGGAGCTCATCGTGGAGAAGATCCCTTCCTACAGGGACACGGCTCAGTATGAG GGGAAGAGAATCTCGTTCTACAAGCGAGCCCAGATCCTGGTGGCAGATTTCTGGGGTGTCATGGAGGCCAGAGGCGAGGGTGACATCATTGACATGGACTGGCTCACCATGTTTGCAGACTACCGGGTCCCTCAGGCTCTCGTCTACCTCGGAGCACTACGGTACACCGACGCACTGATGCAGGCGCTGGACAACG GGGAGCTGCTGAGGTcaggggacaggagagaggTCGAGATCCGAGGTTGTTCGATTTGGTCTGTGGAGCTGATCAGAGATCGCCTTCGCAAGCTGGTGCACGAGAGAGACGGACAGACCTGCAACATCAACTCCGCAGTCATTGACTTCTACCTGTGGCCGTATGCCAAGCGGCACCACAAAGAGATGGCCCACATTCCAATACACCACACACGTTGTATTTACTACTGA